One window from the genome of Paramisgurnus dabryanus chromosome 24, PD_genome_1.1, whole genome shotgun sequence encodes:
- the LOC135727088 gene encoding lipoprotein lipase isoform X1 codes for MNVLSIQCVFWLVSSFTILSAASLEEGTSSEAIFDNFLEDLRNVNRANVKFSLRNPSQPDDDVCYIVRGKPETIGSCQFNSTSKTFLVIHGWTVIGLFESWVEKLVGALYEREKDSNVIVVDWLDTAQDHYVVAAQNTKMVGKEIGLFIDWLEEMTNISLKKLHLIGYSLGAHVAGFAGSQTTNKIGRITGLDPAGPDFEGVHAHSRLSPDDAHFVDVLHTFTRGSLGHSIGIQQPVGHVDIYPNGGSFQPGCNLRGSLEKIASFGILAINEAIKCEHERSVHLFIDSLLNEEDPSRAYSCGSKEMFDRGVCLHCRKNRCSTVGYDVSKARKARSIKMFTKTRASMPFRVFHYQLKINFHAKTNQSEMDPALVVSLYGTDGEAEDVQLNVQEKITTNKTQSFLLVTEKDIGDLLMLKFKWEDIKSQSSSLLNKLSTWWYGDSGSSGVQVHKIRVRAGETQKKNVFCLKDAQNASAARDVIFVKCKEAWRSSSKSRVQYGGIATSPQS; via the exons ATGAACGTTTTGTCAATCCAATGCGTTTTCTGGCTCGTGTCAAGCTTTACTATACTTTCTGCTGCTTCACTTGAGGAAGGAACATCGTCGGAGGCAATATTTG ATAATTTCCTGGAGGATTTACGAAATGTCAACAGAGCAAATGTGAAGTTTTCCCTGAGAAACCCATCCCAACCAGACGATGATGTTTGTTATATTGTTCGTGGCAAACCAGAAACTATCGGTAGCTGCCAATTTAACAGCACTTCAAAAACCTTTTTGGTCATTCATGGGTGGACG GTAATTGGATTGTTCGAGAGCTGGGTTGAGAAACTGGTTGGCGCGCTGTACGAGAGGGAGAAAGACTCCAACGTCATCGTCGTGGACTGGTTGGATACAGCGCAGGACCATTATGTTGTGGCAGCACAAAATACAAAGATGGTGGGAAAAGAGATCGGACTCTTCATTGACTGGTTAGAG gAGATGACAAATATTTCCTTGAAGAAGTTGCATCTTATCGGCTACAGTCTCGGTGCCCACGTCGCAGGTTTTGCTGGAAGTCAAACCACAAACAAAATTGGAAGAATCACAG GTTTAGACCCAGCTGGGCCGGACTTTGAAGGGGTTCACGCCCACAGTCGTCTGTCCCCGGATGATGCCCATTTTGTGGACGTCCTCCACACTTTCACCCGTGGTTCCCTGGGACACAGTATTGGTATCCAGCAGCCAGTTGGCCACGTGGATATTTACCCGAATGGAGGAAGTTTCCAGCCTGGATGCAACTTAAGAGGATCCCTTGAGAAGATTGCCAGTTTTGGAATACTCG CCATAAACGAGGCCATTAAATGCGAGCACGAGCGGTCCGTCCACCTGTTTATCGACTCCTTGCTGAATGAGGAAGATCCCAGCAGAGCTTACAGTTGTGGAAGCAAGGAGATGTTCGACCGGGGCGTGTGCTTGCACTGTCGCAAAAACCGATGTAGCACGGTGGGCTACGACGTCAGCAAAGCCCGCAAGGCGCGAAGCATCAAAATGTTCACCAAGACGCGAGCATCCATGCCTTTCAGAG tttttcacTATCAGCTGAAGATCAACTTTCATGCAAAGACGAATCAGTCTGAGATGGATCCTGCCCTGGTGGTTTCACTTTATGGAACCGACGGCGAAGCAGAAGATGTTCAATTGAATGT ACAGGAGAAGATTACCACCAATAAGACGCAGTCCTTTCTTCTGGTAACCGAGAAGGACATCGGTGATCTCCTAATGCTGAAGTTCAAATGGGAAGATATCAAAAGCCAGTCTTCCTCCTTACTCAATAAGCTGTCCACATGGTGGTATGGAGATTCGGGAAGTTCAGGAGTACAGGTCCACAAAATCCGGGTCAGAGCTGGAGAAACACAAAAGAA gaatgtgttttgtttaaaagATGCCCAAAATGCAAGTGCAGCTCGGGATGTAATATTTGTGAAATGCAAGGAGGCATGGCGATCTTCATCTAAAAG TAGGGTACAGTATGGTGGGATAGCTACAAGCCCACAATCCTGA
- the LOC135727088 gene encoding lipoprotein lipase isoform X2 → MNVLSIQCVFWLVSSFTILSAASLEEGTSSEAIFDNFLEDLRNVNRANVKFSLRNPSQPDDDVCYIVRGKPETIGSCQFNSTSKTFLVIHGWTVIGLFESWVEKLVGALYEREKDSNVIVVDWLDTAQDHYVVAAQNTKMVGKEIGLFIDWLEEMTNISLKKLHLIGYSLGAHVAGFAGSQTTNKIGRITGLDPAGPDFEGVHAHSRLSPDDAHFVDVLHTFTRGSLGHSIGIQQPVGHVDIYPNGGSFQPGCNLRGSLEKIASFGILAINEAIKCEHERSVHLFIDSLLNEEDPSRAYSCGSKEMFDRGVCLHCRKNRCSTVGYDVSKARKARSIKMFTKTRASMPFRVFHYQLKINFHAKTNQSEMDPALVVSLYGTDGEAEDVQLNVQEKITTNKTQSFLLVTEKDIGDLLMLKFKWEDIKSQSSSLLNKLSTWWYGDSGSSGVQVHKIRVRAGETQKKNVFCLKDAQNASAARDVIFVKCKEAWRSSSKRHKLKNQ, encoded by the exons ATGAACGTTTTGTCAATCCAATGCGTTTTCTGGCTCGTGTCAAGCTTTACTATACTTTCTGCTGCTTCACTTGAGGAAGGAACATCGTCGGAGGCAATATTTG ATAATTTCCTGGAGGATTTACGAAATGTCAACAGAGCAAATGTGAAGTTTTCCCTGAGAAACCCATCCCAACCAGACGATGATGTTTGTTATATTGTTCGTGGCAAACCAGAAACTATCGGTAGCTGCCAATTTAACAGCACTTCAAAAACCTTTTTGGTCATTCATGGGTGGACG GTAATTGGATTGTTCGAGAGCTGGGTTGAGAAACTGGTTGGCGCGCTGTACGAGAGGGAGAAAGACTCCAACGTCATCGTCGTGGACTGGTTGGATACAGCGCAGGACCATTATGTTGTGGCAGCACAAAATACAAAGATGGTGGGAAAAGAGATCGGACTCTTCATTGACTGGTTAGAG gAGATGACAAATATTTCCTTGAAGAAGTTGCATCTTATCGGCTACAGTCTCGGTGCCCACGTCGCAGGTTTTGCTGGAAGTCAAACCACAAACAAAATTGGAAGAATCACAG GTTTAGACCCAGCTGGGCCGGACTTTGAAGGGGTTCACGCCCACAGTCGTCTGTCCCCGGATGATGCCCATTTTGTGGACGTCCTCCACACTTTCACCCGTGGTTCCCTGGGACACAGTATTGGTATCCAGCAGCCAGTTGGCCACGTGGATATTTACCCGAATGGAGGAAGTTTCCAGCCTGGATGCAACTTAAGAGGATCCCTTGAGAAGATTGCCAGTTTTGGAATACTCG CCATAAACGAGGCCATTAAATGCGAGCACGAGCGGTCCGTCCACCTGTTTATCGACTCCTTGCTGAATGAGGAAGATCCCAGCAGAGCTTACAGTTGTGGAAGCAAGGAGATGTTCGACCGGGGCGTGTGCTTGCACTGTCGCAAAAACCGATGTAGCACGGTGGGCTACGACGTCAGCAAAGCCCGCAAGGCGCGAAGCATCAAAATGTTCACCAAGACGCGAGCATCCATGCCTTTCAGAG tttttcacTATCAGCTGAAGATCAACTTTCATGCAAAGACGAATCAGTCTGAGATGGATCCTGCCCTGGTGGTTTCACTTTATGGAACCGACGGCGAAGCAGAAGATGTTCAATTGAATGT ACAGGAGAAGATTACCACCAATAAGACGCAGTCCTTTCTTCTGGTAACCGAGAAGGACATCGGTGATCTCCTAATGCTGAAGTTCAAATGGGAAGATATCAAAAGCCAGTCTTCCTCCTTACTCAATAAGCTGTCCACATGGTGGTATGGAGATTCGGGAAGTTCAGGAGTACAGGTCCACAAAATCCGGGTCAGAGCTGGAGAAACACAAAAGAA gaatgtgttttgtttaaaagATGCCCAAAATGCAAGTGCAGCTCGGGATGTAATATTTGTGAAATGCAAGGAGGCATGGCGATCTTCATCTAAAAG GCACAAATTGAAGAACCAGTGA